Proteins encoded together in one Bactrocera neohumeralis isolate Rockhampton chromosome 4, APGP_CSIRO_Bneo_wtdbg2-racon-allhic-juicebox.fasta_v2, whole genome shotgun sequence window:
- the LOC126756794 gene encoding pneumococcal serine-rich repeat protein isoform X1 produces the protein MARRKGSGRGKTTVNSRKSALENARERLKDDPGGTTQSRQTQQQQQNLSNSNMEAATTTTTTTKHYNKTTKLQNNHHRATERRGTYRTQGGEAQANASDNVKVPKQTAKQAKAAAAAAQRAAALAAYTTTETVVSGSTGKATAGGAKDPLAIGNEAAVVIQGNNKSARAREARGEQKTVVKSETATTNVNNNNNNNTTTATSSSSSHNSNNKHSDTSNSSLSKNNFTLSQTELARKSEKSQQQQQQQQQNVNNSSDMTATAKTAEATAGAAPVAAPATEPNTWNNARYLHKKFKRLASTTDVDSLVADSQSVNAAGSSASSEAGSEAAPTRTTSLSSAASTSSISPPPATTPTPTAATNAQSTAPTTNAAYVQSAIAALPLTNGHAHATSAPAVATVEHSNYNNNTHSVKYSGASANSNNHSESNNNDGISAAQQLEAEQIPQTLSHIYENQQSQQNNGGNSNASTGRYVCPYCNLNCTKPSVLQKHIRAHTNERPYPCDICGIAFKTNSNYYKHCRSRSHAARKRGIAVPISADDGLFGGSDQEGDPELSNSSSDVISRTASPLEDLSTASSPVVMSTTPSTANTLTPQQLQQLQQQQQKQTQLQQQQQIVLALQHQQQLQQASAAQSPHVALPSTPSPSSLSSAKSAYLQQPAQQQPQQLPLGSPAAGTLPPPQPTTSNVTTITAVTTTSKQAAAATELKPYKPKFHNAAFYATTKEAAAAAAAVAAGMPPGLLQPLPLQQSPHQQLPQAPPHNMPPATHLAMLPQAQAPQPAPTAAHHPSLSPSTQVKLSNHINTHQLQLQLQQPQQPQALHVLPPPLNAGIPLHHVAAMSPKSAGPRPDLVNAAAAVAAANMGYLPGTRMIYPGGIDFPPDALHMMTADKRQKLHFQYKWLEQELQQHFHKLSQQQQQQLQHMSPSQLAVHAPPAPTTVLKPTATLPVPARATSAANAQHASAAPAAGMQQMTASAPLPAAQQTPLQYFSNTGGGGMVSGASSANSNTTASISTGILHSNISNAAASGTNKVADLVQEHITKLISQNEAIVENKAVLLQKKYPKGLNRSRSFTNNGGGNSSGAAATSTGNAGGSNVSLVATTAVGSDSATNARLAQAIVQKQQQQQLQQQLQQQQHYQQQFQQQLMAGSQAMQMPPPSQQQQQQHIAQLRLEEQHQQHQMQLQQQQQQQHHMQPNGISKNLMSMSSATKSSGISAPMPQHLQTLHPQPQRHPTTSAYRQQQLSTVPPPETQRPTPSPTSAQSSGALHKDNMNAMQQISAAANSNALPLNLSAKPKPRQEEQTETIPASNLANSTPSNTPRKRQSIENQMSNSSNDGSTNSSMVTAPPTASSGAANAKQPTNVSIIKNLLLNARGLAKPTGEGEDAVYNCPLCSNTFRTAEDLQLHNSTYCQGATSAPISPVSSPSYLHFRSNSMTLNLPELKNTILSSQNPLPLAKLAWYQLRTKPSSLVLSRLSASQAGSSKATTTTTTSATSTAPTSSTSSNSVANCVASPRSTPPNGPPANLTLPDPNIVRLIDAPLPSPGPLLGKTPLVDFGNTSETRKTSEDVIITKMHEDRQFETHTSAKRAKLASDSNEVFSLNQASTSSGCGVMAATSSKRLTINSISGGDIQLLPNTSTSDLSKKEERMRRFTSSGGCIIPLSECSDVDKSTKMIRTPLLSGGSFQEVSPKPKDKENKSNIALPFPNSSAFTPKLSLVGLGLPTNGPQHFHQFSINPITAFNPLTLPPLQSMTGSGEKIIPHVPGIPGPNSLTPQLPPPQHLQLPQPGPQLLTAGRSLSPNRKKTQSPLLIANSASPKSMTMSSQENLKSASPFRGAQNAPNEFERASGMRAARNWNPQAATGSTSKPNSLDVPKKPFNFTRMADNISPRKGGSANMPKSSPPENEVRHFNFDHLTKDVETGTTTPANSALTPLHVDINASAASGNSNGSEPTDAERKKSKFLRPTSLPLKPGTFTPKRHHGITPNANTLPLISPETPRQSKSCVQLYLNGHAYTYLGLKCSTKMFYCTVNCPQASYVAGAQKLSMYSVWKVCAENNPHPLGFKPKLVMSLYDSRQKSSTSTMAGMNKLPYTLVVSQQTVMTPFENNQGQYLHHQLKQISLNTNTTESAEQLKKVSAGSSGSSSGSSGSADGSSKKEPSASQMLVGGYESHEDYTYIRGRGRGRYVCSECGIRCKKPSMLKKHIRTHTDVRPYTCKHCNFSFKTKGNLTKHMQSKTHFKKCLELGINPGPMPADGEFLEPEPEFDQQSTTSAGGRTSSIPGESDSDDYSDNESESSDTDESKSRLLEHEAARGLLSLSMTPPIGQSISPHPKSEPYPYQQHGERIESAAMSFVGQTSMATTAVTTTCASTGSTHPTGIKRVISFSSPKPPFDYQKQEQYYSNPEESKPKPNNNAAAASYESAPIDLTKPRAAVSVATSSVTANTAAIQLSNAALSEEYSASTAVPLSGPPVQTQAQIRDVIFGNSNNESGFLKTLISVSDKVRSSTEMLENYKNGDELSQAYQYHKAFQYHKIKQIQMNQSFPDAVNVNAINQNLASTTNMSTVSVAGAGSNTALTTTASASSGVRISESIAATVLTNDTADTTDSLPNKPSAATSNKVEREKSTTELQVPTIEVIPAPTEESKSEQTVAPAAAAATAASNNKSNVSNSNVTNNKALPTKSNVPAACKSSDEGEDSEYISDQEQPAAGQTAKRSRNISNTANNNSTANTEPHNAKLPAVVAQPGTTDFTGVLSAPGRTVVVGEDGLKKSGNNEIQPVYPRVRMSPDGRPVCKVCTKTFQTQGQLSLHMNIHYMERKFRCEPCGVSFRTQGHLQKHERAEAHKNKVMMTSTFGVPTTSNPRPFECTDCKIAFRIHGHLAKHLRSKTHVQKLECLQKLPFGTYAEIERAGISLTEIDTSDCENSLISLKTLAQKLIEKDPNKLGSYTTPSGMSGGSGLSGASGGMSESAGINNNHSAIVSQDSASEDDFSAATIAAATAIASLDNDSATNTPKRTNSTSEDEAIASGLNNNLKRRLPGNFSNGEESDNPTESASSEKRARVSSLSSIGAASATAAVGSPASITSSNASSNN, from the exons ATGATCCCGGCGGCACAACGCAATCACGCCAaacgcaacagcaacaacaaaaccttAGCAACAGCAATATGGAagctgccacaacaacaactacaacaacaaaacactataataaaacaacaaaattacaaaacaatcaTCATCGTGCCACAGAACGACGCGGCACATATCGCACGCAAGGCGGCGAAGCGCAAGCAAATGCCAGCGATAACGTCAAAGTGCCAAAGCAGACAGCCAAGCAGGCAAAggcggcagcagcagctgcaCAACGCGCCGCCGCACTGGCTGCTTACACGACAACGGAGACAGTAGTCAGCGGCAGCACTGGCAAGGCAACGGCTGGCGGTGCCAAAGATCCACTTGCGATTGGCAACGAGGCAGCGGTGGTCATACAAGGCAATAACAAGTCGGCACGCGCCAGGGAAGCTAGAGGAGAGCAAAAGACTGTTGTAAAATCGGAAACAGCCACAACAAAtgttaataataacaacaacaacaatacaaccACCGCCACTAGCAGTAGCAGCagccacaacagcaacaacaaacacagtgATACTAGTAACAGTagtttaagcaaaaataattttaccttAAGTCAAACTGAGTTGGCGCGCAAAAGTGAAAAatcacagcagcaacaacaacaacaacaacaaaatgtcaaCAATAGTAGTGATATGACAGCAACAGCTAAAACAGCGGAGGCAACAGCAGGTGCAGCGCCAGTCGCAGCGCCTGCCACCGAGCCGAATACCTGGAATAACGCGCGCTATTtacacaaaaagttcaaacgccTCGCCAGCACCACAGACGTGGACAGCCTGGTGGCGGACAGTCAGAGCGTCAATGCCGCAGGCAGCAGTGCGAGTAGTGAGGCAGGCAGTGAGGCGGCGCCAACGCGCACCACCTCGCTGTCTTCAGCCGCGTCGACTAGTTCAATATCGCCGCCACCGGCCACAACACCCACACCCACAGCGGCGACGAATGCGCAAAGCACAGCGCCAACTACCAACGCCGCTTATGTACAAAGTGCCATTGCCGCGTTGCCATTGACGAATGGACACGCGCACGCGACGTCGGCACCGGCTGTTGCAACAGTGGAACACtccaattacaataacaatacgCATAGTGTTAAGTACAGCGGCGCGTCAGCAAATAGCAATAACCACAGTGAGAGCAATAACAATGATGGCATCAGTGCGGCGCAGCAGCTGGAAGCAGAGCAAATACCGCAAACTTTGTCGCATATTTATGAGAATCAACAGAGTCAGCAGAATAACGGTGGCAATAGCAATGCCAGCACGGGACGCTACGTGTGTCCCTATTGCAATCTGAATTGTACAAAACCGTCGGTGCTGCAGAAGCACATACGCGCGCACACCAACGAACGTCCCTACCCGTGCGACATCTGCGGCATCGCATTCAAAACGAACAGCAATTACTACAAACATTGCCG ATCGCGTTCGCACGCTGCGCGGAAACGCGGCATTGCGGTGCCTATAAGCGCCGATGATGGGCTCTTCGGCGGCTCCGATCAGGAGGGCGATCCGGAACTGAGCAACAGCAGCTCAGATGTG ATAAGTCGCACCGCCTCGCCGCTGGAAGATCTAAGCACCGCATCGTCACCTGTGGTAATGAGCACTACGCCGTCAACAGCCAACACACTTACACCGCAACAActgcagcagctgcagcaacaacaacaaaagcagacgcaactacaacaacaacaacaaattgttttgGCATTGCAACAtcagcagcagctgcagcaagCCAGCGCCGCGCAATCACCGCATGTCGCGCTGCCATCCACACCCTCACCATCATCGCTTTCGTCAGCGAAAAGCGCCTACTTGCAACAGCCCGCGCAGCAACAACCGCAACAATTACCGCTAGGTTCACCAGCTGCTGGCACATTGCCGCCACCGCAGCCGACGACATCAAATGTCACTACAATTACTGCCGTTACCACGACGTCCAAACaggccgccgccgccaccgagCTTAAACCTTACAAACCGAAATTTCACAATGCGGCGTTTTATGCGACGACCAAGGAAGCAGCGGCAGCAGCCGCCGCCGTCGCAGCTGGCATGCCGCCCGGTCTGTTGCAACCCTTGCCGTTACAACAGTCGCCACACCAGCAACTACCACAAGCGCCACCACATAATATGCCGCCTGCTACACACCTAGCTATGCTGCCGCAAGCGCAAGCGCCACAGCCAGCGCCAACTGCGGCGCATCATCCATCGCTGTCGCCCAGCACACAAGTGAAGCTGAGCAATCACATCAACACACATCAGTTACAGTTGCAGCTGCAGCAGCCACAACAACCGCAAGCGCTACACGTGCTACCGCCGCCGCTCAATGCAGGCATACCACTGCATCACGTGGCGGCCATGTCACCGAAAAGCGCCGGCCCGCGCCCTGACTTGGTGAACGCAGCAGCGGCTGTAGCAGCGGCCAACATGGGTTATCTGCCAGGCACGCGCATGATCTACCCGGGTGGCATTGATTTTCCGCCTGATGCACTGCACATGATGACGGCCGATAAACGTCAAAAACTGCACTTCCAGTACAAGTGGCTGGAGCAAGAGTTGCAACAACACTTTCACAAACTAagtcagcagcagcaacagcagttaCAGCATATGTCGCCCTCACAGTTAGCCGTACATGCACCACCAGCACCAACAACAGTACTAAAACCCACCGCTACATTGCCAGTGCCCGCGCGCGCGACGAGCGCGGCTAATGCCCAACATGCTAGCGCGGCGCCAGCAGCAGGTATGCAGCAAATGACTGCGTCTGCGCCATTGCCTGCAGCGCAACAAACGCCATTACAATATTTCTCCAACACTGGCGGCGGCGGTATGGTAAGCGGCGCCAGCAGTGCCAACAGCAACACCACCGCCTCTATAAGCACCGGTATCTTGCATAGCAACATCTCCAATGCGGCCGCCAGCGGCACGAACAAAGTGGCCGATCTTGTGCAGGAACACATCACAAAGTTGATCTCACAGAATGAGGCAATTGTGGAGAATAAAGCGGTGCTTCTGCAGAAGAAGTATCCGAAGGGTCTAAATCGCTCGCGTAGTTTTACTAATAATGGCGGTGGCAACAGTAGCGGCGCGGCAGCCACCTCGACAGGCAATGCAGGTGGCAGCAATGTCAGTTTGGTCGCCACTACCGCGGTGGGCAGCGATAGCGCCACCAACGCTAGACTAGCGCAAGCGATTGTAcagaagcaacaacagcaacagttacaacaacaattgcagcagcagcaacactaTCAACAGCAATTCCAGCAACAGCTAATGGCCGGCTCACAGGCAATGCAAATGCCACCGCCCtcccagcagcagcagcagcaacatatTGCACAGCTGCGTCTCGAGGAGCAACATCAACAGCATCAAatgcagctgcaacaacaacagcagcagcaacatcacATGCAACCAAATGGTATTTCGAAGAATCTTATGTCAATGTCCAGCGCGACAAAGTCCAGCGGCATTTCAGCGCCTATGCCACAACACTTGCAAACTTTGCATCCGCAACCCCAACGGCATCCAACCACATCCGCTTACAGACAGCAGCAGCTGTCGACTGTGCCGCCACCAGAAACGCAACGCCCAACACCGTCACCTACAAGCGCACAATCTAGCGGCGCCTTACACAAAGACAACATGAACGCTATGCAGCAGATAAGCGCCGCCGCCAACTCAAATGCGCTGCCATTGAACCTCTCCGCTAAGCCGAAGCCGCGCCAGGAAGAACAAACCGAAACCATTCCAGCAAGCAACTTAGCCAACTCAACGCCAAGCAATACACCGCGCAAGCGTCAGTCTATCGAAAACCAGATGTCCAATTCCAGCAATGATGGTTCCACCAACAGTTCGATGGTTACCGCGCCGCCAACTGCTAGCAGCGGCGCCGCCAATGCCAAACAACCAACAAATGTTTCTATAATTAAGAATTTGCTGCTGAATGCGCGTGGTTTGGCGAAACCAACCGGCGAAGGTGAGGATGCTGTTTACAATTGTCCGCTCTGCTCGAATACCTTCCGCACGGCAGAGGATTTACAGCTGCACAACAGCACTTACTGCCAAGGTGCCACAAGCGCGCCTATCAGTCCAGTATCGTCGCCTTCGTACCTCCACTTCCGCTCGAACTCGATGACATTGAATCTGCCCGAGCTGAAGAACACCATCTTAAGTTCACAAAATCCACTGCCGCTCGCTAAGCTGGCTTGGTATCAGCTACGCACCAAACCGAGTTCGTTGGTTTTAAGTCGACTGAGCGCCTCGCAGGCTGGCAGCTCAAAGGCTACTACAACCACGACTACTTCGGCGACATCCACCGCACCAACTAGTTCAACAAGTAGTAATAGCGTTGCCAACTGTGTTGCTTCACCTAGAAGTACGCCGCCTAATGGTCCGCCTGCCAATTTGACGTTACCCGATCCGAACATTGTACGTTTGATCGATGCACCACTGCCATCACCAGGTCCACTGTTGGGCAAAACACCACTTGTCGATTTTGGTAATACCAGCGAGACGCGTAAGACGTCAGAAGATGTGATTATAACCAAAATGCATGAAGATCGTCAATTCGAGACACATACATCCGCGAAACGCGCTAAACTGGCTTCGGATAGCAACGAGGTATTTTCGCTAAATCAAGCATCTACCAGCAGCGGTTGTGGTGTGATGGCCGCAACGTCAAGCAAGCGCTTGACCATCAATAGCATCAGTGGCGGTGATATACAGCTGCTGCCCAACACCAGTACCAGCGACCTGAGCAAAAAGGAGGAACGCATGCGTCGCTTCACCTCTTCCGGCGGCTGTATTATACCACTTTCGGAGTGCAGTGATGTGGATAAGAGCACAAAAATGATACGTACACCCTTGCTCTCGGGCGGCAGTTTTCAGGAAGTCTCACCCAAACCGAAGGATAAGGAAAACAAAAGTAATATTGCATTGCCCTTTCCGAACAGCAGTGCCTTCACGCCGAAACTAAGCTTGGTCGGTCTTGGTTTACCCACAAATGGGCCGCAGCATTTTCATCAGTTCTCCATCAACCCCATAACAGCATTCAATCCGTTAACGCTGCCACCTTTGCAGAGCATGACCGGTAGTGGTGAGAAAATTATACCACATGTACCCGGTATACCCGGACCAAATAGTCTAACACCCCAACTGCCACCACCGCAACATCTGCAGCTGCCGCAACCGGGACCACAACTGCTAACCGCAGGACGATCGCTCAGTCCGAACCGCAAAAAGACACAAAGCCCGCTGCTGATTGCTAACAGTGCTAGTCCCAAATCTATGACGATGTCGTCGCAGGAAAATCTCAAATCTGCATCACCATTTCGTGGCGCGCAAAATGCACCCAACGAGTTCGAACGTGCGTCAGGCATGCGTGCGGCACGCAATTGGAATCCGCAAGCTGCAACAGGCTCGACAAGCAAGCCAAACAGTTTAGATGTGCCGAAGAAGCCATTTAATTTCACACGCATGGCTGACAATATAAGTCCGCGCAAAGGTGGGAGCGCCAATATGCCAAAAAGCTCGCCGCCAGAAAATGAAGTGCGTCACTTCAATTTCGATCATTTAACTAAGGATGTGGAGACCGGCACCACGACACCGGCAAACTCTGCACTCACACCCCTACATGTTGATATTAACGCCAGCGCTGCGTCTGGCAACAGCAACGGCTCAGAGCCCACCGACGCCGAGAGAAAGAAATCTAAATTTCTGCGACCAACCAGTCTGCCACTCAAACCGGGCACATTCACACCGAAAAGACATCACGGCATCACACCAAATGCCAACACCCTGCCACTTATTTCACCGGAGACACCACGTCAATCCAAATCTTGCGTACAACTCTATCTAAACGGCCATGCTTACACATATTTAGGACTCAAGTGTAGCACGAAAATGTTCTACTGCACCGTTAACTGTCCGCAGGCTTCTTATGTGGCGGGCGCTCAGAAGCTCTCCATGTACAGCGTTTGGAAGGTTTGCGCGGAAAACAATCCACATCCGTTGGGCTTTAAACCGAAGTTGGTGATGTCCTTGTATGACTCACGTCAGAAGAGCTCTACCAGCACTATGGCCGGCATGAATAAGCTGCCCTACACTTTGGTTGTCTCGCAGCAGACCGTTATGACACCGTTCGAGAACAATCAGGGTCAGTATCTGCATCATCAATTGAAGCAAATCTCACTCAACACCAATACTACGGAGAGCGCCGAACAGTTGAAGAAGGTTAGCGCCGGTAGTAGCGGTAGCAGCAGTGGTAGTAGTGGTAGCGCAGATGGCAGTAGCAAGAAAGAGCCATCGGCTAGTCAGATGTTAGTTGGTGGCTATGAATCGCACGAGGACTACACCTATATACGTGGTCGTGGTCGTGGCCGATATGTGTGCTCGGAGTGCGGCATTAGATGTAAAAAGCCTTCGATGCTGAAGAAACATATACGCACCCACACCGATGTGCGTCCATACACTTGCAAGCATTGCAATTTCAG CTTTAAGACAAAAGGCAATCTCACGAAGCACATGCAGTCAAAGACGCATTTCAAGAAATGTCTTGAGCTCGGCATTAACCCTGGACCAATGCCAGCTGATGGTGAATTTCTCGAACCGGAACCAGAGTTCGATCAACAATCGACCACTTCGGCTGGTGGACGCACGTCGTCCATACCAGGCGAATCGGACTCGGACGATTACAGTGATAACGAGTCCGAAAGCAGCG ATACGGACGAGTCGAAGTCGCGTCTGCTGGAGCACGAAGCAGCGCGTGGTTTGCTTTCGCTCTCTATGACACCACCCATCGGGCAAAGCATTTCACCACATCCGAAAAGTGAGCCATACCCATATCAGCAGCATGGCGAACGCATAGAATCAGCCGCTATGTCGTTTGTAGGCCAGACAAGCATGGCAACAACAGCAGTCACAACAACCTGTGCGTCAACTGGCAGCACGCATCCCACCGGTATTAAACGTGTCATATCATTCAGTTCACCCAAACCACCGTTCGACTATCAGAAACAAGAGCAATACTACTCCAATCCCGAAGAGTCCAAGCCGAAACCCAATAATAACGCCGCTGCAGCGAGTTATGAAAGTGCACCTATAGATCTCACCAAGCCACGTGCTGCCGTTAGTGTTGCGACCTCGTCTGTAACGGCCAACACAGCTGCAATTCAGCTGAGCAATGCAGCGCTTTCAGAAGAATACAGCGCCAGCACAGCAGTGCCGCTAAGTGGTCCGCCAGTGCAAACACAAGCGCAAATACGTGACGTGATCTTCGGCAATAGCAACAATGAATCGGGTTTTTTGAAAACACTCATCTCAGTGTCGGACAAGGTGCGCAGCTCCACTGAAATGCTTGAGAACTACAAGAACGGCGATGAGCTTTCGCAAGCCTACCAATACCACAAGGCATTCCAATACCATAAAATCAAGCAAATACAAATGAACCAGAGCTTCCCCGACGCCGTCAATGTGAACGCTATCAATCAAAATCTCGCCAGCACAACAAACATGAGTACCGTAAGTGTAGCGGGCGCTGGATCCAACACAGCGCTCACAACAACAGCGAGTGCAAGCAGCGGTGTGCGTATTTCAGAGAGCATAGCCGCGACGGTGTTAACCAACGATACCGCAGATACCACAGACAGTCTACCGAACAAACCCTCAGCCGCCACCTCCAACAAAGTGGAGAGGGAGAAGAGCACAACTGAGTTGCAAGTACCCACAATCGAAGTCATTCCAGCACCAACGGAAGAGTCGAAGAGCGAACAAACAGTGGctccagcagcagcagcagcaacagccgcAAGCAATAATAAAAGTAATGTTTCGAACAGCAATGTCACTAATAACAAAGCATTACCCACAAAGTCCAACGTGCCTGCGGCATGTAAATCATCCGATGAAGGTGAAGATAGTGAATACATTTCCGATCAGGAACAACCAGCAGCAGGTCAAACCGCGAAACGCAGTCGAAACATCAGCaatacagcaaacaacaacagtacAGCAAACACAGAGCCGCATAATGCTAAATTACCTGCGGTTGTGGCACAACCGGGAACTACCGATTTCACAGGCGTGCTTTCGGCACCTGGACGTACAGTCGTTGTTGGCGAAGATGGTCTAAAGAAGTCTGGTAATAATGAAATTCAACCCGTCTATCCGCGCGTGCGCATGTCACCCGATGGACGGCCGGTGTGTAAAGTTTGTACTAAAACGTTCCAGACACAAGGCCAATTGtctttacatatgaatatacattaCATGGAGCGCAAGTTTCGCTGTGAGCCATGCGGCGTATCTTTCCGCACGCAAGGTCATCTGCAGAAGCATGAACGCGCCGAAGCGCATAAGAACAAAGTCATGATGACGTCCACCTTCGGCGTGCCGACAACCTCCAACCCACGTCCCTTCGAGTGTACCGACTGTAAAATCGCCTTCCGCATACACGGACATCTCGCCAAGCATTTGCGCTCTAAAACACATGTACAAAAATTGGAGTGCCTACAGAAATTGCCATTCGGCACTTATGCCGAGATCGAAAGAGCCGGCATTAGTCTCACCGAGATCGATACCAGCGACTGTGAGAACTCGCTGATCTCGCTGAAAACACTTGCACAAAAACTCATCGAAAAGGATCCGAACAAATTGGGCAGCTACACAACACCTTCGGGCATGAGTGGTGGCAGTGGACTGAGTGGCGCCAGTGGTGGTATGAGCGAATCAGCCGGCATAAATAACAATCACAGCGCGATTGTGTCGCAGGATAGCGCTTCGGAGGACGATTTTAGCGCCGCTACAATTGCAGCGGCCACAGCTATTGCCTCGCTGGACAACGATAGCGCTACGAACACGCCGAAACGCACCAACTCGACCTCGGAAGACGAGGCCATCGCAAGCGGTTTGAATAATAATCTCAAACGCCGTCTGCCCGGCAATTTCAGCAATGGCGAAGAGAGCGACAATCCCACCGAGAGTGCGAGCAGCGAGAAACGTGCGCGTGTCTCCTCACTCTCCAGCATTGGTGCAGCCAGCGCCACCGCTGCGGTCGGTTCGCCCGCATCGATCACCTCATCGAATGCATCATCAAATAACTGA